TTTACCAATAGCTTGCGCTGCGTCGGTGTGGAAAAGGACATTTCGTTCTCGACACATTGCACCAATTTCTGCTAATGGTTGCAAAACCCCAATTTCGTTATTCGCAGCCATCACCGAAACAAGAATTGTCTCAGGACGAAAAGCTTTTTCTAACTCAGTTAAATCAAGCAGTCCATCTTTTTGGACTGGAAGGATTGTGATTTCAAAACCAAGAGTTTTTAAATACTTGCAAGGGTCAAGAACTGCACTGTGTTCTGTTGCAACAGTAATAATATGCTGTCCTTTTTGAAAATAGGCTTCTGCAACACCTTTGATAGCTAAATTATTCGCTTCTGTCGCACCACTGGTGAAGACAATTTCTTCTGGTGTGGCGTTGATTGCTGCTGCAAGAATTTCTCGTGTTTGCTTGACAGCAGCTTCTGCTTCCCAGCCGTAAAGGTGATTGATGCTGGAGGGGTTACCAAAGTGTTCGGTAAAGTAGGGTAGCATTGCTGCTACTACCCGTTCATCAACAGGTGTGGTAGCGTGAGAGTCGAGGTAGATAGGGCGACTAGACATAGTTATCAAATTAAAATTGTACCCAGTTTCTTTAATATAGTGAGAACTTTATATAATTCATTTTCGCGTCTCAAAAGTGTAAATTGGTCAGAGAAAGCATACTCTGGCTGATTTACCCTAGTAAGTTTCAGAAAAATAAAATCACTACCATTCATGACTACTCCCTTCCCGGTGCAAGATTACCTATGTTCTTTTTGATTTTCTTGGCGTCCTTGGCGTCTTGGCGGTTCGTTAAATTAGATATTCTTCTGGCGGAAAGGGAGTAATCCAAATAAAGGTTTTTCTAAGTGAGGATTAGCTAGCATATAAGCGAGTGTCTAGCCGCGACTTTAGTCGTTCGGCAATCTTATACCTGCAACGCCTGATACACAATGACTAAAGATATGCGACGCGACTTTGCCAACCGCGATGAGTTGGTAGCCTACCTCCGCAAACAATTTCCCAAAGCCACAGAACGGGATGATCACATCAGCGAAACTGTGGGCGGACGCAAAGCTGCTGTTGAGACACTACAAAAAGTAGATCCAGCACGCTACGCGAAAACACGTAACTTTTTCACAGGTGCTGTGACGCGATTATCTCCCTATATTCGCTATGGCGTCCTTAGCTTGCGAGAAATTCGGGATGATGTCCTTGGGCGCGTCAAACACCAAGACGATGCAACTAAACTCGTTAATGAGTTGGGTTGGCGTGACTACTGGCAAAGGCTTTATGTGAAGCTGGGCGATAAGATCTGGAAAGACGAAGAAGAATACAAAACTGGCTACACTATCGCTGAATATGCCCCAAAATTACCTGGTGATATCAAACAAGGCACCACAGGACGAGTGTGCATCGACAGCTTCAGTCAGGATTTACGAGAAACTGGATACTTGCACAATCATGCACGAATGTGGATGGCAGCTTATATCATCCATTGGCGACGCATTCGTTGGCAAGCGGGGGCAAAATGGTTTCTGGAACATCTTCTAGATGGTGATCCAGCAAGCAATAATATGTCATGGCAGTGGGTAGCCAGCACTTTTAGCCACAAACCTTATTTTTTCAACCGCGAAAACCTGGAACGCTACACCGAAGGCGTTTATTGTCGAAAATGTCCTTTGTATGGAAAGTGTGACTTTGAAGGAAGTTATGAAGAACTAGAAACGCGACTGTTTCCTAAAGGGGAATTTACCAAACAACCTAACAGCCAAAGTTGGCAGAAAGGAAAGAAAAGTAAAAGGTAAATTAAAGCTGAATCACGGATTTAAAAAGTCTAAATGTTCACCTGGCAAGAAACGCAACTTTTCTAAAGAACCTTGCATTTTTACTTTGCCGCGATCTAACAGTACAATCCAATCGGCACGCTCAATAACTCTTGGGCGGTGACTGACTAGAATTGTCGTTTTTCCTTGCCTGTAAAACAACAGCTTTTCTAGGACTTGTGCCTCACTGACAGGGTCGAGTCCGCCGGTTGATTCATCTAAAATTAGCACAGGTGGATTGTTGACGATGGCGCGTGCTATAGCTAAACGTTGTCTTTGTCCACCAGAAAGATTGGCTCCAAATTCTCCTAAAACGGTTTGATATTTTTCGGGTAGCTTGCTGATAAAATCGTCTGCTTCAGCAATTTGACAAGCTCTAACAATTCGTTCAAAACTAACATTAGGAGAACCTAGCCGGAAGTTTTCAATAATAGATCGACTCCAAAAGTGAGCGTCTTGGGGAACAAGTACAACTTGTTGTCGCAGACATTCTAAAGAAAGGTCTTGCAGGTTGTACATACCAATGCGAATATTTCCAGATTTCGTTTGATATAAACCAGCAATCACTTTTGCTAGCGTACTTTTACCACATCCCGATTCGCCAATTAGGGCAATGACCTTACCACCAGAAATTGTTAGAGAAAAATTCTCTAGTAATTCCATTCTACCAGGATAATGAAAGTTCAGCTCCTCACAAACTATCTCTGCATTTTCAGGAATGTTAACCCAAGCTTTTTTCTCATCACCTAAGGTTTCTGGTGTAGCTTTGACAATTTCTTCTAGTCTGGAAGTTGCTGTCTGTACGCGAGTTAAATCATCTACAAAATCAATCAAAAAATCAAATAAAGAAATCACATTACGATTCAGACTCATGAATGCTAGCAATTGACCTATACTTAATTCTTTACTAATAACCAGGTTGCTGCCGATCCAGAGTAAGACTGCACCGCCAATTTCAGAAACCCATCTAGAAAATTGTTGATTGATAATGTCAATTTTCATAGTGGTAAATGCTAGGTTGGCTAGACGACTAAATCTAATTTGTAATTCTTCCCAAAATTGAGGAGCTGCTGTCGTTGTTTTTAATGTTAATGCGCCCTTAAATGTTTCTACTAATAAACCTTGGTTTTCTGTTTCCAAAATTATGAGATTACGAGTTTTTTGCTGTAGTGTTGGAAGAAAAACAATCGTAGATAAAGTCATCAATCCAGCCATAAAAGTGGCTATGATAGTTAGCTTCCAACTATAGGAGTCGTAAACAGCATTTTGGTGAAAGAAAATCAGATTGTTGACAAAGGTCAGGAGATAGCCACTATCGACAGTTCCCAACTCCGAACCAGAAGAAGTAATATAGACCTCAATATTCGCCAAAATAAGTTAAAACTTGCCCAAATTGATGCCCAGATGAAGGCGCTACAAACTCAAATCACGGCTGAGTCCAATTTGATGCGACGGGCGATCGCATCTGCTGAAGCTGAACTCAGTCGCAGTCAACGGGAATATCGAGACAGACAACTTATCACTCAAGCCCAAGTGCAAGAAGCCTCAGCGGCTTTGGAGTTAGCAAAAGAAGAAATGAAGCGATATCAACAGCTAGGAAACACAGGGGCGATTTCCCAGTTACAAATTAAGGAGAAAGAACAATCCTTCAAAGCTGCCCAAGCGAGATTCCAAGGCGCCACACCGGGGCTTAATCCCAGTAAATCTGCAGTAACGATCGCACAAGAAAGTATTGCCCAACAAACGGCAAGGGGTCAGTCTACCCTTGCTGGATTGAACAAAGAAAAAGAAAGCTTGCTTCAGCGTCGGATTGAAATTGAAAATCAAATTAGCCGTGACTATCAAGAACTTCAACAAATCCTGAAAGACCTAGAAAAAAATATCATTCGCACAGCAGAGACAGGCACTATTCTCAAACTGGAACTGCGAAATCCCGGTCAGGTTGTGCGTCCTGGACAGGCGATCGCTCAAATTGCCCCCAGCAACGCCCCTCTGGTTATAAAAGCCCGCGTTACTGCTAGTGATATTAGTAAAGTCAAAGTTTGTAAAGCCTCACAAGTTGCAGATTGCATACAGGGTAAAGTCCAGATGCGGGTTTCTACTTATCCTTACCCAGATTACGGTATCCTCAAAGGAGCTATCAGAGCAATAACTGCCGATGCCATTACACCACAAAATAATGGCAGCGTCTTAGTACCACCTTTCTACGAAGTGACTATCGAACCAGAGAAACTTTATTTAGAGAAAGGAAATCAGCAATATCCCATTCAACCAGGTATGGAAGTTACAGCAGATATTATTTCCCAAAAAGAGACGGTGCTAACATTTATTTTGAGAAAGGCTAGATTACTAGCAGATTTGTAAGCAGGCAGCTTATATACTTACAGTGCTGCATCCACTTGTTTGAGCAGCACTTCAAGAGTGGAAGAATTATCCAAAACAACATCAGCATGGGCTACTTTTTCTGCTATTGATATTTGACTTGTGATACGGGCTTGTGCTTGCTCTAAAGTTAAATGATTCCGCTGCATTAATCTTTGCAGTTGCAGTTGTTCAGAACAACTGACTACCCAAATTTCTGTGACTAAATCGGTCATTTGGGCTTCAAAGAGTAAAGGGACGACTAACACCAATGTTTGTGCAGGCGATAGGGCAATTTCTTTGAGAAAGCGATCGCCCACATCAGGATGAATTAAACCCTCTACCCAGATGCGTTCTTCTTGATTGTTAAAAATAATCTCACCCAGCTTTTGGCGGTTGAGGTTACCGTCAGGAAGTAAAATTTCTTCTCCATAGCGTTGAGCAATTTCTTGTAAAATGGCTGAACCGACAGATACAGCTTCTCTGGCATAGATATCTGCATCTAAAATGGGCAAATTGTAAGCATTAGCCAAATAATTGGCAACAGTTGTTTTGCCTGTCGCAATTCCTCCTGTTAACCCGATGATGCGTTTAGTCATGAGTTATTTTTAGTTTTTTGAATATGAAACCGCACATGCACGAGTTTTGGACGCAGATAAATTATCTCTGTGCAAAGCTTGTGCATCCGCAGTTATGATTATGAATGTGTTGCCCATTTTATCAGTGCTTGAGTCAATCCATCTAAGGTATATTCCTCAGCTTCCACATCCACGCGTCCAAATATGGAATGACAAGTTTTAGAAGTTTGGGGACCAATCGAAGCAATACAAACTCCCTCGAACGCATCAGTCACCAAAGATGGATTGTTTTGAGAGTCTTCAGAGAATATCTTTTGTGCTAATTGATGGAAAAATTGCACAGTTTTAGAACTCGCAAAGGTAATAACATCTACAGTTCCACTTTCAAGGGCTAACTCTGCTGAGGGAGGAACACTTTTGGGACAGCAAGATTGATAAGCCGCGACTTCTATCACTTCTGCGCCTTTGGCTGTGAATTGTTGGACTAAAATTTCCCGTCCACCGCTTTCTACTCTGGGAAACAAAACCTTTTTACCTGTGAGTTCTTCCGGAAAGTTTTCCACCAAAGAATCTGCAACAAAGTTGGGAGGAATAAAATCTGGTTGTAAGCTGTGTTGATTGAGACGTTGAGCCGTTTTTTCACCAACAACGGCAATTTTGATTTGAGATAAAGCACGAGCATCTTTACCCTGTGCAAAGAGTCTTTCAAAGAAATAGCCTACACCATTGGTGGAAGTGAGAATTAACCAGTGGAACTCAGATATGTGGGCGATCGCATGATCCAAACCCTGCCAACTCGAAGGCGGACCAATTTCCAATGTTGGCATTTCAATGACATTTGCGCCAAATGAGGTGAGAGTTTGGGTAAACTGGTTTGAGTGTCCAGCTGCTCGTGTGACTACAATTGTTTTACCAGTCAGGGGGCGTGAAGAGGAGGAGAGGGCGAGGTTAGTCTGCATAGTTTCAGGGTGTGAAGTGTCAGCGACTGAGGAATTATCTAATGATATTTTCTCAGGTTGCAGATAACTACGTAGCCCCACAACTTCACCAATCACAATCACCGCTGGCGACAACGACACACCGGATGTTTGCTCAAGTATATTTTCTAAAGTACCTGTCCAGATTGTTTGTTGAGGTGTTCCTGCCCATCTGATAATGGCTATGGGAGTTAAGCGCGAGCGTCCTTGTCGCACAAGCCGGTGTAAAATATCTCCTAGATGCTGTCCTCCCATTAAAATAACTAATGTCTCTAACCGTGATAGCGCCTCCCAATCCAAAGCATCTGGATCATGAGCAGTAAACACAGCAAAACACCGACTCATAACTGGATCGCTCAGAGGTATTCCCGCCAGCAACGGTGCAGCTATTGCTGAGGAGATTCCTGGGATAACTTCAAACTCACAACCAGCTGCTTTCAACGCCTCAATTTCAGAACTACAACGACCAAAAATAAATGGATCACCAGACTTGAGGCGAATAACTTGCTTTCTGTGTTGACAATACTTTACCATTAACTGGTTGATTTCAGCTTGCGGTGTACTCGCTTGACCACCACGTTTCCCCACATTCAGCTTCAAGCAATCAGGCGGTACACATTGCAACAACTCAGGATCTACCAGAGCATCGTAAACCAAAACCTCAGCACTTGATAACAGCCTGTAAGCCTTGAGCGTTAGATATCCTATATCTCCAGGTCCAGCACCTACGATGTAGACTTTGCCCCTTTGTTCAGCCATGAGTTAGGAATTATTCTTAGTCATTTTTTGAAGAATACGATTAATTTGTTCTGCTTTTTCTGGTTGACGTTGTGCTTGGCATAAATCTTTAGCTTTTTGCAGAGTTACAATTGCTTCCCCTTTTTTTTCTTGTTGCATTAAAACATTTGACAGACGCAAATAAGCATCAATTTTTTTAGGAGCACGGTCAATCACTTCTTGAAACTGTTGCCTTGCTTCTTCTATTTTACCTTGCTGTATCAAAGTATCTCCTAGTAGCAAGTGAACAACATCATTAGTTGAGTTCAGAGCAATGACTTGACGAAAAGCTGCTTCAGCACTTTTGTAATCTTCTTGTTGATAGAGGTTGATTGCTTTTTGAAAAAGATTTGAGGTGATCAAAGTTTTCCAGGAGAAATAACCGAGGAGTGCAATACTAGAAATAACAGCAGTTATTGCAATAATAGATATTGGTTGAAAGTTGTCAAACATAATTCATATATAAAAGATAATTTTTCGCCAAAACCTCTATTTAAGATTTATAAGCACAGATTAACATAGATTAACACAGATGAATTATCTGTGTGACTCGGAAGCATCCCAAATTTGAAAAATAGAAAGGATAAGCACAAAAATGAACTTACCGTATATTTTAGTTAACATTTGTTCTTGGATGAACCAAGTTGAACAGTGGTTTAGTATTTTACAGCGAAAACGTTTTAAAATAGGTGATTTAGCTGATAAAAAAGCTTTAAGTGAGCGATTAGAAGCGTTTATTGCGCTCGTGGAATACTACAGCACACCCTTTTGGTTGGAGTGAGAAGTCAACTGCGAAATTTTTAGCTAAATACCAAACTCAAAACTCTCCTAACACGACTCGATCTGACGAAGCGATCACCCTTTGGGTGGCTCCCTGCTGGAGCATCGCGGCATGATTTCCGACCCTTTTTTGCAGCGACCTGTACTAAGCGTTTAGATATTCTCAGCTAAGAAGCGAAAATGCAAGGATAGTTAAGACAGTTAAGAAAGTTAGCAAAAAATTATTTTAAACTGAAAACATATTATAGCTACAATACCTTAGCCAATTTACGAGGGTTCAACGCCTGTGGAAAGGGGATGGATACCTCCCAAAGAAGTGAGCTTGGCAAAAATTTGGGCTAATAAAATAGGCTCAGGCTACAGTACTCGATGTTGATTGAGTGAGTGCCTTACTGTTGCTCTATTAAACAATTGTCGATAGCTGTTTTGCAAAATAGGACTGGTAGAGTCCGTAACGCGGTAAGATGCGATCGCCCTCAAAGCGAATTAATCCCAAACCTTCAAGCTTGTAAGTGTCAATAGGATTAAGAGAAATACCTTGCTTTGCTGCTAGAATTTCAGCAGAAGTCTTTGCCAATCTAGGATTTTCTTGTAGTTTGATCAACTGTCGCCATAAATGATCGCGGTAGATGCCACCATTGGCGATCGCTTCCTCTATTATTTGTTGCAGGGTCATTTCTTGAAACTTAAGATAGTACAAACTAATCTGAATTAGTGCTGGATGTCCTCCTACCAGTGACATTAGTTGAGTAAAATCTTTAGCTTTAAACGAGTCTAAACTATAGGGCACATTCCTTACACGTCAACCTTTTTCTGTCTCGTCCGAAGCCAGAAAAGTACTTTTATCCGAGATAGATGGCGTAGTTCAAGAAGATGTAAAAGCAACCTCGTCCGAATAAAATAAAATACTTATATCCGACAGATTTATCGTAGATAAAAATCCTGAGCAAGAACCAAAATCTGATAGCTCGGTAAAAAGAGCCTCCTTTGCAGACTTCTTTGAGCGCATTGCTCGGAATCTCTACAGCCCCGAACTCATCCTCAAAGAGATTGCATCACGACAACAGCGCCAACGTCCTCAGTTAGATATAGAATTCGTTGCTCCTCGCACTCCTATAGAGAAGGCGATCGCACATTTATTCGCAGAAGCCCTCAAACTAGACAGAGTGGGTATTGATGATAACTTCTTTGAACTAAGTGGCGACTCGATTCGAGGAGCGATTCTGATTAATAAACTGCAAGCACAACTAAACGAAATTATTCATTTTATTGTCCTATTTGATACTAGGACAGTTGCTAAACTAGCAAGTTACATAGAAGAACACTACCCACAAACAGCAGCAAAACTCCTGGGTAAGGAAATAACTGCAATTAGTGAACTACCACAAGAGCGTATTGATGAAGCTAAAGTTTTGCAAATGCGCTCGTTGATTCCCTCCATAGCTCCCCCAATAGATGACGACGCAATCAAAAACCAGCCAGCTATCTTTATCCTCTCGCCTCATCGTAGCGGTTCTACTTTACTGCGCGTTATCCTGGGGGGAAATCCGCAGTTGTTCGCGCCTCCAGAATTGGAATTGCTGACGTTCAATACACTTGGGGAACGAAAAGCAGCGTTTTCTGGACGTTACAGCTTTTGGATGGAAGGGACGATTCGGACAATTATGCAAATCCGTGGGTGCACTCCAGAAGAGGCGATCGCACTTATGGAAGAATTAGAAGCGAAAAATATCACCACAAAGCAGTTCTACCAACTTATACAGCAATGGCTGGGCGATAAAATCTTGGTAGATAAGACCCCCTCCTACTCCATAGATTTAGAGACCCTCAAACGAGCGGAAATAAACTTCCAAAGCCCACTCTACATACACCTTGTGCGTCATCCTTATGCAACGATGCGCTCTTATGAAGAAGCCAGAGTAGAGCAAACATTTCCATATCAACATCCCTTCAATAGGCGAGAACTCGCTGAACTCGTTTGGCTAATTAGCCATCAAAATATTCTCGAATTTTTGCAACAAGTTCCCCAAGAACGCCAGTATCAAGTCAAAGCAGATTGTCGAAGCTTTGCAAATAGAGCGTAGTCTCAGCCACAGTCCCCTGTTTCAGGTCATGTTTGCATTGCAGAATGCTCCAATGGAGCAATTAGAAACGCCTGAATTAGCGATGCCTACGGCGAGCTTCGCTTACGCTCCTCTACATCTAGATAACCTCAATGCCAAGTTTGACCTCACATTACAAATGTGGGAAACAAACACAAACGAAGGAAACTCCCTGGAGGCATTTTGGCAATATAACACTGATTTGTTCGATGAAGATAGAATCGCCCGCATGACTGGTCATTTCCAGACATTATTAGCGGGAATTGTGACCAATCCGCAAGCATCAGTGGGTACATTGCCGTTGCTAACTGAGCATGAACGTCATCAATTGCTAGTGGAATGGAATGATACTTGCACAGCGTATCCTGACACAAAATGTATCCATGAAATATTTGAGGAGCAGGTAGAACAAAACAGTAATGCGATCGCACTGGTGTATGAGAATGAGTCTCTGACATATGGGGAGTTGAACGATCGCGCCAATCAATTAGCGCACTATCTGCAAACCTTGGGAGTCGGAACAGAAGTATTGGTGGGAATTTGCGTCGAGCGATCGCTACAAATGATTATCGGCATCCTCAAAGCAGGCGGTGCGTATGTTCCTATCGATCCAACATATCCCCCAGAGCGGATCGCCTTCGTGTTGAAAGATTCGCAAGTTAAGGTTTTGTTGACACAACAGCGATTAGTTACCCAGCTATCGGAGCATGGAGCAGTAGTTATCTGTCTAGATCGGGATTGGCAGATTATTTCTCAGTCGAGTCGAGACAATTGCCTCAGCAATGTGCAAACAACTAACTCCGCTTACGTAATTTATACCTCTGGTTCCACCGGACAGCCGAAGGGAGTAGTGGTTGCCCATCAAGCACTGCTAAATTTGGTGTTCTGGCATCAAAAAACCTTTGAAATCAGTTCATTAGATCGAGCCACTCAGTTAGCAGGTGGGAATTGTGGCCTTACTTGACAGCAGGAGCGAGCATATACTTAGTTGCAACTGAGGTAATTAACTCACCCATAGAACTGCGAGATTGGCTGATATCAAAACAAATTACCATCAGTTTTCTGCCAACGCCCCTAGCAGAAGAGTTTTTGTCCCTAGAATGGACTGAAAATCTAGCTGTACGAACCATCCTGATCGGTGGGGATCAGTTGCATAAATATCCATCAGCTTTGGTTCCGTTCCAGGTGGTGAATAACTATGGCCCCACAGAAAATACTGTGGTGACAACTTCTGGGGTGGTAGCTACTCATCAGCACCACAATATTTCACCTCACATTGGTCGGGCGATCGCTAACACGCAAGTCTACATCTTAGACCCCTATCTCCAACCTGTACCCATTGGTGTATCAGGAGAATTACACGTCAGTGGAGC
This portion of the Brasilonema sennae CENA114 genome encodes:
- a CDS encoding FAD-binding domain-containing protein; the protein is MTKDMRRDFANRDELVAYLRKQFPKATERDDHISETVGGRKAAVETLQKVDPARYAKTRNFFTGAVTRLSPYIRYGVLSLREIRDDVLGRVKHQDDATKLVNELGWRDYWQRLYVKLGDKIWKDEEEYKTGYTIAEYAPKLPGDIKQGTTGRVCIDSFSQDLRETGYLHNHARMWMAAYIIHWRRIRWQAGAKWFLEHLLDGDPASNNMSWQWVASTFSHKPYFFNRENLERYTEGVYCRKCPLYGKCDFEGSYEELETRLFPKGEFTKQPNSQSWQKGKKSKR
- the coaE gene encoding dephospho-CoA kinase (Dephospho-CoA kinase (CoaE) performs the final step in coenzyme A biosynthesis.), producing MTKRIIGLTGGIATGKTTVANYLANAYNLPILDADIYAREAVSVGSAILQEIAQRYGEEILLPDGNLNRQKLGEIIFNNQEERIWVEGLIHPDVGDRFLKEIALSPAQTLVLVVPLLFEAQMTDLVTEIWVVSCSEQLQLQRLMQRNHLTLEQAQARITSQISIAEKVAHADVVLDNSSTLEVLLKQVDAAL
- the cobA gene encoding uroporphyrinogen-III C-methyltransferase; amino-acid sequence: MAEQRGKVYIVGAGPGDIGYLTLKAYRLLSSAEVLVYDALVDPELLQCVPPDCLKLNVGKRGGQASTPQAEINQLMVKYCQHRKQVIRLKSGDPFIFGRCSSEIEALKAAGCEFEVIPGISSAIAAPLLAGIPLSDPVMSRCFAVFTAHDPDALDWEALSRLETLVILMGGQHLGDILHRLVRQGRSRLTPIAIIRWAGTPQQTIWTGTLENILEQTSGVSLSPAVIVIGEVVGLRSYLQPEKISLDNSSVADTSHPETMQTNLALSSSSRPLTGKTIVVTRAAGHSNQFTQTLTSFGANVIEMPTLEIGPPSSWQGLDHAIAHISEFHWLILTSTNGVGYFFERLFAQGKDARALSQIKIAVVGEKTAQRLNQHSLQPDFIPPNFVADSLVENFPEELTGKKVLFPRVESGGREILVQQFTAKGAEVIEVAAYQSCCPKSVPPSAELALESGTVDVITFASSKTVQFFHQLAQKIFSEDSQNNPSLVTDAFEGVCIASIGPQTSKTCHSIFGRVDVEAEEYTLDGLTQALIKWATHS
- a CDS encoding tetratricopeptide repeat protein, producing MFDNFQPISIIAITAVISSIALLGYFSWKTLITSNLFQKAINLYQQEDYKSAEAAFRQVIALNSTNDVVHLLLGDTLIQQGKIEEARQQFQEVIDRAPKKIDAYLRLSNVLMQQEKKGEAIVTLQKAKDLCQAQRQPEKAEQINRILQKMTKNNS
- a CDS encoding AAA-like domain-containing protein encodes the protein MPYSLDSFKAKDFTQLMSLVGGHPALIQISLYYLKFQEMTLQQIIEEAIANGGIYRDHLWRQLIKLQENPRLAKTSAEILAAKQGISLNPIDTYKLEGLGLIRFEGDRILPRYGLYQSYFAKQLSTIV
- a CDS encoding sulfotransferase family protein; this translates as MAHLFAEALKLDRVGIDDNFFELSGDSIRGAILINKLQAQLNEIIHFIVLFDTRTVAKLASYIEEHYPQTAAKLLGKEITAISELPQERIDEAKVLQMRSLIPSIAPPIDDDAIKNQPAIFILSPHRSGSTLLRVILGGNPQLFAPPELELLTFNTLGERKAAFSGRYSFWMEGTIRTIMQIRGCTPEEAIALMEELEAKNITTKQFYQLIQQWLGDKILVDKTPSYSIDLETLKRAEINFQSPLYIHLVRHPYATMRSYEEARVEQTFPYQHPFNRRELAELVWLISHQNILEFLQQVPQERQYQVKADCRSFANRA